One Streptomyces lincolnensis genomic region harbors:
- a CDS encoding DEAD/DEAH box helicase, whose translation MQEQPSGTDPVDRLDPVVLHHIVNTLGWPDLRPLQKAAVGPLMDGEDAILLAPTAGGKTEAATFPLLSAMRENRWTGTSVLYLAPLKALLNNLVHRVDSYAQWLGRRAALWHGDTPESVRRRIRTDSPDFLLTTPESLEAMLISVKTDHAHMLGGVRAVVVDEVHAFAGDDRGWHLLAVLERLERLTGHRIQRVGLSATVGNPDTLLTWLQGASPADRPGRVVAPGVTLPATTDAASTTELPRPAGEVELDYVGSLANAAKVISALHQSEKRLVFCDSRKQVEELGAALRARDVTVFLSHASLSTDERARSEQAFAEARDCVIVSTSTLELGIDVGDLDRVIQIDSPGSVASFLQRIGRTGRRAGTSRNCLFLATRPDMLLQAAGLLSLWARGWVEPVTPPPSPRHLVAQQLLAVTLQEHRMGDRLWPEQWNGLAPFDRSAAPLLSHLVSEGFLDSDGGMLFIGPEAEKHFGRRHFMELTASFTAPPEFTVLAGRTEIGTTDPSVLTEERQGPRRLLLAGRSWQVTFIDWARRRAFVEPVEDGGVAKWQGSEARGLSYALTRAMREVLLGSDPDVKLTRRATATLAELRMDRAPHEVHPAGTLLVRDADAARWWTWAGYRANATLASSLGNLADPVQRPTDTHIRLRQDLSLADWKAARAELPDSLTLPTVDPRAVRGLKFSVALPPRIATATLAERLADFEGALAAAREPVRVEWGG comes from the coding sequence GTGCAGGAGCAGCCCAGCGGTACCGACCCGGTGGACCGCCTCGATCCGGTGGTCCTGCACCACATCGTCAACACGCTTGGCTGGCCCGATCTGCGCCCACTGCAGAAGGCTGCCGTTGGCCCGCTGATGGACGGCGAAGACGCGATCCTGCTCGCGCCGACCGCCGGCGGGAAAACCGAAGCCGCCACGTTCCCGCTGCTCTCTGCCATGCGGGAGAACCGTTGGACCGGCACCTCGGTGCTCTACCTCGCCCCGCTCAAAGCGCTCCTGAACAACCTGGTGCACCGGGTCGACAGCTACGCCCAGTGGCTTGGACGCCGAGCCGCCCTCTGGCATGGCGACACCCCGGAGTCCGTACGCCGCCGCATCCGCACCGACTCCCCCGACTTCCTGCTCACCACGCCCGAGTCACTCGAAGCGATGCTGATCAGCGTCAAGACCGACCACGCCCACATGTTGGGAGGGGTACGGGCTGTCGTCGTCGACGAGGTGCACGCCTTCGCAGGGGACGACCGCGGCTGGCACCTGCTCGCCGTACTGGAACGCCTGGAGCGACTGACCGGCCATCGCATCCAGCGCGTCGGCCTCTCAGCCACCGTCGGCAATCCCGACACGCTCCTCACCTGGCTCCAGGGAGCAAGCCCCGCCGACCGGCCCGGCCGAGTCGTCGCACCTGGCGTCACCCTGCCCGCAACCACCGACGCCGCGAGTACCACCGAACTCCCGCGCCCCGCAGGGGAAGTGGAGCTCGACTACGTCGGCTCTCTCGCCAACGCAGCCAAGGTGATCTCCGCTCTGCACCAGAGCGAGAAACGGCTCGTCTTCTGCGACTCCCGCAAACAGGTGGAGGAACTCGGCGCCGCACTCCGCGCCCGCGACGTCACCGTATTCCTCTCTCACGCCTCACTCTCCACCGACGAACGCGCCCGTTCCGAGCAGGCGTTCGCGGAAGCCCGCGACTGCGTCATCGTCTCCACCTCCACCCTGGAGCTCGGCATCGACGTCGGCGACCTCGACCGCGTCATCCAGATCGACTCCCCCGGCAGCGTGGCTTCCTTCCTGCAGCGCATCGGCCGCACCGGACGCCGCGCTGGCACATCCCGCAACTGCCTGTTCCTCGCCACCCGCCCCGACATGCTGCTCCAAGCAGCCGGTCTGCTCTCCCTCTGGGCCCGCGGCTGGGTGGAACCCGTCACCCCGCCACCTTCACCCCGCCACCTCGTCGCACAACAACTCCTTGCCGTCACCCTGCAGGAACATCGCATGGGCGACCGTCTGTGGCCCGAGCAATGGAACGGCCTGGCGCCCTTCGACCGCTCCGCCGCGCCCCTCCTGTCGCACTTGGTATCCGAGGGCTTCCTCGACAGCGACGGCGGCATGCTGTTCATCGGCCCCGAGGCCGAAAAGCACTTCGGCCGACGCCACTTCATGGAGCTGACCGCCTCGTTCACCGCACCCCCCGAGTTCACCGTGCTCGCCGGGCGCACCGAGATCGGCACCACGGACCCGTCCGTCCTCACTGAGGAGCGCCAGGGACCACGGCGGCTACTCCTGGCCGGCCGCAGCTGGCAGGTCACCTTCATCGACTGGGCACGGCGCCGCGCCTTCGTCGAACCGGTCGAGGACGGTGGCGTTGCCAAATGGCAGGGCAGCGAGGCCCGTGGCCTGTCGTACGCACTGACCCGCGCGATGCGCGAGGTCCTGCTGGGCAGCGACCCCGACGTCAAGCTCACCCGCCGCGCCACAGCGACCCTCGCCGAACTCCGCATGGACCGCGCACCCCACGAAGTACACCCGGCGGGCACCCTGTTGGTCCGAGACGCAGACGCCGCCCGTTGGTGGACCTGGGCCGGCTACCGCGCCAACGCCACACTCGCATCTTCCCTCGGCAACCTCGCCGACCCAGTACAGCGCCCCACCGACACCCATATCCGGCTACGCCAGGACCTCTCCCTCGCAGACTGGAAAGCAGCCCGCGCCGAACTCCCCGACTCCCTCACACTGCCCACGGTCGACCCTCGCGCCGTACGCGGCCTGAAGTTCTCGGTGGCCCTGCCTCCGCGCATCGCCACGGCCACCCTCGCCGAGCGCCTCGCCGACTTCGAGGGCGCCCTCGCCGCAGCCCGGGAGCCCGTGCGGGTCGAGTGGGGCGGTTGA
- the brxD gene encoding BREX system ATP-binding protein BrxD — protein sequence MNGFGSSASGAAAAVGAVRRRAVVDALRRGAVPESGLDLLATGLGRFEQAIDEELDTVAAGGSVFKAVRGEYGSGKTFFTRWLGERAKRRTFAVAEVQVSETETPLHKLETVYRRLTERLSTASFPPSALRPVADAWFYALEEDALADGTGEKELAQAVDRLLTARLAEVSRHAPAFATALRGYKQSLDAGDEATAAAVMAWLGGQPHVAAAARRSAGVRGDLDHFGAFGFLQGLLTVLRDAGHGGLILVLDEVETLQRVRSDARDKALNALRQLIDEVHSGRFPGLYLVITGTPAFYDGQQGVQRLAPLAQRLATDFTTDPRFDNPRAVQIRLPGFTEESLVGLGSTIRDLYAEGCQSPDRIKRLADDAYLTDLARAVGGALGGKVGVAPRLYLKKLVGDVLDRIDQFDDFDPRTHYKLTVASGDLTATERNFAAPAPAASADDLDLDL from the coding sequence GTGAACGGGTTTGGATCTTCAGCCTCCGGTGCCGCCGCCGCTGTCGGGGCCGTACGCCGACGCGCCGTGGTGGACGCGCTGCGGCGCGGCGCCGTCCCCGAGAGCGGACTCGACCTGCTCGCCACCGGACTCGGCCGGTTCGAGCAGGCCATCGACGAGGAACTGGACACGGTCGCTGCCGGCGGCTCGGTGTTCAAAGCCGTACGCGGTGAGTACGGCTCCGGCAAGACCTTCTTCACCCGCTGGCTCGGCGAGCGCGCCAAGCGGCGCACCTTTGCTGTGGCCGAAGTGCAGGTGTCGGAGACCGAGACACCCCTGCACAAGCTCGAGACCGTCTACCGCCGACTCACCGAACGCCTGAGCACTGCGAGTTTCCCGCCTAGCGCCCTGCGCCCGGTCGCCGATGCCTGGTTCTACGCGCTGGAAGAAGATGCCCTCGCCGACGGCACGGGCGAGAAGGAACTGGCGCAAGCGGTGGACCGGCTGCTCACCGCCCGCCTGGCCGAGGTGTCCCGGCATGCACCGGCCTTCGCCACCGCCCTGCGCGGATACAAGCAGTCCCTGGACGCGGGCGACGAGGCCACCGCTGCCGCGGTGATGGCCTGGCTCGGTGGCCAACCGCACGTCGCCGCAGCTGCCCGGCGCAGCGCAGGCGTCCGAGGCGACCTCGACCACTTCGGTGCCTTCGGGTTCTTGCAGGGCTTGCTCACCGTGCTCCGGGACGCCGGGCACGGGGGACTCATCCTCGTACTGGACGAGGTGGAAACCCTGCAAAGGGTTCGCTCCGACGCCCGCGACAAGGCACTCAACGCCCTGCGCCAGCTCATCGATGAGGTCCACTCCGGCCGTTTCCCCGGCCTGTACCTCGTCATCACCGGCACCCCCGCCTTCTACGACGGGCAGCAGGGCGTGCAGCGACTGGCCCCGCTCGCCCAGCGGCTGGCCACGGACTTCACCACTGATCCGCGCTTCGACAACCCTCGGGCCGTCCAGATCCGCTTGCCGGGATTCACCGAGGAATCTCTGGTCGGGCTCGGCTCCACCATCCGTGACCTGTACGCCGAAGGCTGCCAGTCTCCCGACCGGATCAAGCGGCTCGCCGATGACGCGTACCTCACCGACCTGGCCCGAGCTGTGGGCGGGGCCCTTGGCGGGAAGGTCGGAGTCGCACCGCGGCTGTACCTGAAGAAGCTGGTCGGGGACGTACTCGACCGGATCGACCAGTTCGACGACTTCGACCCGCGCACGCACTACAAGCTGACCGTGGCCAGCGGTGATCTCACCGCCACCGAGCGGAACTTCGCCGCGCCGGCACCGGCCGCCTCAGCGGACGATCTCGACTTGGACCTCTGA